The proteins below are encoded in one region of Ostrea edulis chromosome 3, xbOstEdul1.1, whole genome shotgun sequence:
- the LOC130052537 gene encoding putative uncharacterized protein DDB_G0271982, whose product MQRKKEFEEQERLKKKAEERKKFEERMAEFERERVAEHETLKKIEEEKIRERQKLREERERQLAKERAERERLDMEKGKQKDLELKQKMEKIKELV is encoded by the exons ATGCAGAGGAAAAAGGAATTTGAGGAGCAGGAGAGACTGAAAAAGAAAGCAGAGGAGAGGAAGAAGTTCGAGGAGAGGATGGCAGAGTTTGAGCGGGAGAGAGTAGCGGAACACGAGACATTGAAGAAGATCGAGGAAGAGAAAATCCGAGAAAGACAGAAACTTAGAGAGGAGAG AGAGAGGCAGCTGGCAAAGGAAAGGGCAGAGAGAGAAAGGCTTGATATGGAGAAAGGAAAACAGAAGGACCTGGAGCTGAAACAGAAGATGGAGAAAATCAAGGAATTAGTATGA